A genomic stretch from Rhodomicrobium vannielii ATCC 17100 includes:
- a CDS encoding prohead protease/major capsid protein fusion protein, with protein MPKKQYRRPVYRSSPDEVFERRAPVSPLTWDEATRTIEAVISTGAPVKRSDSRGPYIERLDLSGVDPAKLVGLPILDAHRSSGSEHVVGVIREARRESAGLVAVIQLSAADDVSSIRTKVAEGTLRGLSIGYSAAAVRETTENGQRVRTITPAIREASFVATPADAGATVRGRTMPQGNENEDNQPTQAEHRARVRELVRAAGETPELADQFIDSELTEEQVRADLFDKLVKRSKKTPIIRVHSPAADSPDVRRAAQEEALFVRTAGGTPSEAAKPYLGHSLRDFARETLEAAGHSTRGLNTDELFRAAMHTTSDFPQLLTGVGRRSLLASYQAAQSPLKALARQSTRSDFRSGSTLRLGEIGSLQPLSEAGEIKSVTRGESEESYAIDSFGAKFSLSRKALINDDLGAFNDVAQAAGQAAAQKEAELLWSLLSQSSGAGPVMGEDNKRLFHADHGNLLTAAALSETSLSAARLALRTRKGLDKKTVISVVPKYLLVGPEIETAAEKLLTSITATTTGDVNPFAGKLTLLVEPRISGKAWYLFADPASVPVLEFSYLSSAPGPQISEREGWDVLSREYRVYLDFGAGAIDHRGAARNPGV; from the coding sequence ATGCCCAAAAAGCAATATAGGCGGCCTGTTTATCGGTCATCGCCGGATGAGGTTTTCGAGCGCCGCGCGCCTGTCTCGCCCCTCACCTGGGATGAGGCGACGCGCACCATCGAAGCCGTCATCTCTACGGGCGCGCCGGTTAAGCGGAGCGATTCACGCGGCCCATATATTGAGCGGCTCGATTTGTCGGGCGTCGATCCGGCGAAGCTCGTGGGCTTGCCCATTCTGGACGCGCACCGTTCGAGCGGCTCGGAGCATGTCGTGGGTGTGATCCGAGAGGCGCGGCGCGAGTCCGCTGGCCTGGTCGCTGTTATCCAGCTGAGCGCTGCCGACGATGTTTCGAGCATCCGCACAAAAGTTGCTGAAGGAACGCTCCGTGGACTGAGCATCGGTTACAGCGCCGCAGCGGTTCGCGAGACGACCGAGAACGGCCAGAGAGTCCGCACCATCACCCCCGCCATTCGTGAAGCGTCTTTTGTCGCAACGCCCGCAGATGCGGGAGCAACTGTCAGAGGTAGAACCATGCCCCAGGGCAACGAAAACGAAGATAACCAGCCGACGCAGGCCGAACACCGCGCCCGCGTCCGTGAGCTGGTTCGCGCAGCGGGCGAAACGCCTGAACTCGCCGACCAGTTCATCGACTCGGAGCTGACCGAGGAACAGGTTCGCGCCGATCTGTTCGACAAGCTCGTAAAGCGCAGCAAGAAAACGCCCATCATCCGCGTTCACAGTCCGGCCGCTGATAGCCCGGACGTTCGACGCGCTGCCCAGGAAGAGGCGCTGTTCGTCCGCACTGCGGGCGGCACGCCTTCTGAAGCGGCAAAGCCTTATCTGGGCCATAGCTTGCGCGACTTTGCGCGTGAAACGCTTGAAGCGGCGGGCCACTCGACGCGCGGCCTCAATACCGACGAGCTGTTCCGCGCCGCCATGCACACCACGAGCGACTTTCCCCAGCTCTTGACTGGCGTTGGCCGCCGGTCACTGCTCGCAAGCTATCAGGCGGCTCAAAGCCCGCTGAAGGCGCTGGCGAGGCAGAGCACTCGTTCGGACTTCCGCTCCGGCAGCACGCTGCGCCTGGGCGAGATCGGCTCGTTGCAACCGCTTAGTGAGGCGGGCGAAATCAAATCCGTGACGCGCGGGGAATCTGAGGAAAGCTACGCGATTGACAGTTTCGGCGCTAAGTTCAGCTTGAGCCGTAAGGCCCTCATCAACGACGATTTGGGCGCATTCAATGACGTCGCCCAGGCCGCCGGGCAAGCCGCTGCACAGAAGGAAGCGGAACTTCTCTGGAGCCTGCTTTCGCAGTCTTCAGGCGCTGGCCCGGTAATGGGAGAGGACAACAAGCGGCTGTTCCATGCGGACCACGGCAATCTCCTGACGGCCGCCGCGCTGTCGGAAACATCGCTGTCGGCGGCACGCCTGGCGCTCCGTACACGGAAAGGTCTCGACAAGAAAACGGTCATTTCGGTTGTGCCGAAATATCTGCTTGTCGGCCCTGAAATCGAGACGGCCGCCGAAAAGCTGCTCACCTCGATCACCGCGACGACCACGGGCGATGTGAACCCGTTTGCGGGCAAGCTCACGCTTCTGGTCGAGCCGCGTATTTCCGGCAAAGCGTGGTACCTCTTCGCCGATCCGGCAAGCGTGCCTGTGCTCGAATTTTCGTACCTTTCGAGCGCTCCCGGCCCGCAGATTTCGGAGCGCGAGGGCTGGGACGTGCTCAGCCGCGAATATCGCGTGTACCTCGATTTCGGCGCGGGCGCTATAGATCACCGCGGGGCTGCCAGAAATCCGGGGGTGTAA
- a CDS encoding DUF6538 domain-containing protein translates to MKDTTIFKRADTWQLRRRVPARYAPVEERKVIWLSLHTDSESVARRKAAAAWVQLEEAWEARLAGDTNDAEKRYAAALNLCGMRGFRYLPAEKIAALPEEERIRRVEAVASGKPERFEAAALLGGIANPPLTVTRALDLYWTLARDRTLGKSEDQLRRWRNPRMKAVKNFAHVIGAKPLAEITADDVLNFREWWIEKIEAEDLSPSSANKDFTHLADMVRTLNRMKRLGLPDLFRGVALKEGAKRTRPPFSTEWTRMRLIAPGALDGLNTEARCIVLGMVNTGYRPSEAAGLLPDHIRLEGPIPFISIEPVGRQLKNETSKRIIPLAGVSLEAFRECKQGFPRYRNSSATLSATVNSYFRENGLLETEDHSLYSLRHSFEDRLIATHADERIRRDLFGHAYNRERYGKGGSLERLRETILAAAL, encoded by the coding sequence TTGAAAGACACAACCATTTTCAAGCGGGCCGATACGTGGCAACTCCGCCGCCGCGTGCCCGCGCGCTATGCCCCCGTCGAAGAGCGCAAGGTGATCTGGCTCAGCCTTCACACCGATTCGGAAAGCGTGGCGCGCCGCAAGGCCGCTGCTGCATGGGTGCAACTCGAAGAGGCCTGGGAGGCCCGTCTCGCGGGCGACACGAACGATGCGGAGAAGCGTTACGCGGCGGCCCTGAACCTTTGCGGAATGCGCGGCTTTCGCTACCTGCCTGCCGAAAAGATCGCGGCCTTGCCGGAGGAAGAGCGCATCCGGCGCGTGGAAGCCGTCGCTTCCGGCAAGCCGGAACGCTTTGAAGCGGCGGCTTTGCTCGGCGGCATAGCGAACCCGCCGCTCACGGTGACGCGGGCGCTCGATCTCTATTGGACGCTTGCCAGGGATCGAACATTGGGCAAGAGCGAGGACCAGCTTCGCCGCTGGCGCAACCCGCGCATGAAGGCCGTAAAGAACTTCGCCCATGTGATCGGCGCGAAGCCGCTCGCCGAAATCACCGCCGACGATGTGCTTAACTTCCGTGAATGGTGGATCGAGAAGATTGAGGCCGAAGACCTGTCGCCCAGCAGCGCGAACAAGGATTTTACCCATCTCGCGGACATGGTGCGCACGCTCAACCGCATGAAGCGGCTCGGCCTGCCGGACCTGTTTCGTGGTGTGGCGCTCAAGGAAGGCGCCAAGCGCACCAGGCCTCCGTTCTCAACCGAATGGACAAGGATGCGCCTCATCGCTCCCGGAGCGCTGGACGGCCTCAACACCGAAGCCCGCTGCATTGTGCTGGGCATGGTCAACACCGGCTACCGGCCAAGCGAGGCGGCAGGATTGCTGCCGGACCATATCAGGCTCGAAGGCCCGATCCCCTTCATCTCGATCGAACCTGTAGGGCGGCAACTCAAGAACGAGACGAGCAAGCGTATCATCCCGCTCGCGGGCGTGTCGCTCGAAGCGTTCCGGGAGTGCAAACAAGGCTTTCCACGTTATCGAAATTCCAGTGCGACGCTGAGCGCAACGGTGAACTCATATTTCCGCGAGAATGGTCTGCTCGAAACGGAAGATCACAGCCTCTATTCCCTTCGCCATTCTTTCGAGGATCGGTTAATCGCCACGCATGCGGACGAGCGCATCCGGCGCGACCTGTTCGGGCACGCCTATAACCGCGAGCGCTACGGCAAGGGCGGAAGCCTCGAACGCTTGCGCGAAACGATTTTGGCGGCAGCGCTCTGA
- a CDS encoding site-specific integrase, which produces MRNPLKSKAPPYCHWKTNGRNFGCWYFERPGYPRVRVPGLPWTPEFMAVYEKATKAKPAEIGASRTVPRSLGAVIVAYYSSAAWRGLASSTKRTYGGVIEALREAHGGMPIAGLKREHIKKLIEKKALEGGACAANRLLSVLGILLDVALDAGLIETNPARTVKKLKHRAIGFHTWTEDEVAAFRAHWAIETRQRLAFELLLCTAQRSSDVRQMRTAQIAGGCVALSQQKTHAPLRIPLLPELQAALAAAPVIGAETALVTQYGRAFTEKGFGLFIKKACVAAGLTHCSAHGLRKAAARRLAEAGCTVHQIAAITGHATLREIERYTKEASQLRLAEAAFATLRGTSDERKV; this is translated from the coding sequence ATGCGCAATCCTTTGAAATCTAAAGCGCCACCATATTGCCACTGGAAAACGAACGGCCGCAACTTCGGCTGTTGGTATTTCGAGCGGCCGGGCTATCCGCGCGTTCGCGTGCCGGGCCTGCCATGGACGCCCGAATTTATGGCGGTTTACGAGAAGGCGACGAAGGCGAAGCCCGCCGAGATCGGCGCGAGCCGAACCGTTCCCCGCTCGTTGGGCGCGGTGATCGTTGCTTATTACTCTTCGGCGGCGTGGCGCGGCCTCGCGTCTTCCACGAAGCGGACTTACGGCGGAGTGATCGAGGCGCTTCGCGAGGCCCACGGGGGCATGCCCATTGCGGGGCTTAAGCGCGAGCACATCAAGAAGCTCATCGAAAAGAAGGCCCTCGAAGGTGGCGCTTGTGCCGCCAACCGGCTGCTGTCGGTGCTTGGGATATTGCTCGACGTCGCGCTCGATGCTGGCCTGATTGAGACAAATCCGGCCCGCACGGTAAAGAAGCTCAAGCACCGCGCCATAGGCTTCCACACTTGGACCGAAGACGAGGTGGCGGCCTTTCGGGCGCATTGGGCCATCGAGACGCGCCAGCGGCTGGCCTTCGAGTTGCTGCTTTGCACGGCGCAGCGGTCAAGCGATGTTCGCCAGATGCGGACGGCGCAAATCGCGGGCGGTTGCGTGGCTCTTTCCCAACAGAAGACGCACGCGCCTTTGCGCATTCCACTGCTACCGGAGCTTCAGGCGGCGCTCGCAGCGGCGCCCGTCATCGGCGCCGAGACGGCGCTTGTCACGCAATATGGGCGGGCGTTCACGGAAAAGGGCTTCGGCCTTTTTATAAAGAAGGCGTGCGTCGCGGCCGGGCTTACCCACTGTTCAGCCCACGGTTTGCGGAAAGCGGCGGCGCGGCGATTGGCGGAAGCCGGTTGCACGGTCCATCAAATCGCGGCGATTACCGGCCACGCGACGCTTAGGGAAATCGAGCGCTACACGAAAGAAGCGAGCCAGCTGCGGCTGGCGGAGGCGGCGTTCGCAACGCTTCGAGGAACGTCTGACGAACGAAAGGTGTGA
- a CDS encoding DUF2190 family protein, translating into MRNYIQPGVNLTLPAPADVTSGEVIVIGSLHGIAAADAASGVDFDLVTEGVFELPKVATDAFAVGDSAYYASATKLVTSTATGNTKIGVAVTAAPNPSGTVNVKLG; encoded by the coding sequence ATGCGCAACTACATTCAACCGGGTGTGAACCTGACTCTTCCCGCTCCCGCCGATGTGACATCGGGCGAAGTCATCGTGATCGGCTCGCTTCACGGCATTGCGGCGGCTGACGCGGCGTCGGGCGTGGATTTCGACCTTGTGACCGAAGGCGTGTTCGAACTGCCCAAGGTCGCGACCGATGCATTCGCCGTCGGCGATTCTGCCTATTACGCCAGCGCCACGAAGCTCGTCACGAGCACCGCGACCGGCAACACGAAAATCGGCGTAGCGGTGACGGCCGCGCCCAATCCCAGCGGGACGGTCAATGTCAAGCTTGGGTAG
- a CDS encoding phage/plasmid primase, P4 family — MAKIYDDFAEDSRASAKKSLNDLAGMRRWVAWRLEDGRKVPKDARTGGNARSNDSSSWATQREARAWWSRNRTVEALIGDPRSGGIGVMLGDLGDGHLWCIDLDGCLGNDGAAPHAADVVKRFGSYCEVSPSGRGLKLFFLISDTDVAALGVTAGKAFAGPGAHSEMKLMVRGWSTLTEKAYSRGALREIDAGAVRWFIDVAGPAYQKQMKGGGERPRDESGSGQLFRLAKLAHDLEWLKEEFEDVIADHPDAAAHVAKEGQRALDRAWDNAAKPFEPTHEDEPAGFDQDSVIRAFTKAYAGELLFDHHAGKWFRFDGYWRREETKLALHYAREQSLKIASSEAKTLKTVPTWEAIERGARSVREFAVTSDVWNRDTMLLGTPNGTVDLRTGELRDARPEDRISRVTAVAPIPHDEFRAKRDCPRWLAFLDEALAGDAGAIRFLQQWCGYSLTGETREQKLVFVYGPGGSGKGTAINTVGDILGDYAVNVGMETLTASKYERHTTELARLRGARMARASETEKGKAWAENRIKNLTGQDTITARFMRQDDFEFAPEFKLTIFGNNRPSLRDVDAAIKRRFLILPFDHPPRRPNTKLADALKREWPGILAWLIDGCLDWQESGLIVPPVMDAATKEYFAAEDTFAQWLADRCDVGPEFVDTSDNLWDSWSRYAYGLGEEPGTKKGTFAETLSQRGFFKRDQIGRDRKRGYRGLRVRKNKGDLAALDD; from the coding sequence ATGGCTAAGATTTATGATGATTTCGCCGAAGATTCAAGGGCTTCCGCGAAAAAAAGTCTTAACGATCTCGCGGGCATGCGGCGTTGGGTTGCATGGCGGCTCGAAGACGGGCGGAAGGTGCCCAAGGACGCGCGGACGGGTGGTAACGCACGCTCGAACGATTCATCGAGCTGGGCCACACAGCGCGAGGCGCGGGCTTGGTGGAGCCGCAATCGCACAGTCGAGGCACTTATTGGCGATCCTCGCTCCGGCGGCATTGGGGTGATGCTGGGCGATCTCGGGGACGGGCATTTGTGGTGCATCGACCTTGATGGCTGCCTCGGGAATGACGGCGCCGCCCCGCACGCCGCTGACGTGGTGAAGCGCTTCGGCTCGTATTGCGAGGTGTCGCCATCCGGGAGGGGCCTGAAGCTGTTCTTCCTTATATCGGACACGGACGTGGCGGCACTGGGGGTGACCGCGGGCAAGGCGTTCGCAGGCCCTGGGGCGCATTCCGAAATGAAGCTCATGGTTCGCGGCTGGTCGACGCTGACCGAGAAGGCTTATTCCCGAGGGGCTTTACGCGAAATCGATGCGGGCGCGGTGCGCTGGTTCATCGACGTGGCCGGGCCTGCCTACCAGAAGCAGATGAAGGGAGGCGGCGAGCGGCCCAGAGACGAGAGTGGCAGCGGGCAGTTGTTCCGGCTAGCGAAGCTTGCCCACGATCTCGAATGGTTGAAAGAAGAATTCGAGGACGTGATAGCCGATCACCCGGACGCTGCCGCACACGTGGCGAAGGAAGGCCAGCGCGCCCTTGATCGTGCCTGGGATAATGCCGCCAAGCCCTTCGAGCCTACGCACGAAGACGAACCGGCCGGGTTCGATCAGGACAGCGTGATTCGCGCCTTCACGAAGGCCTACGCGGGTGAATTGCTGTTCGACCATCATGCCGGGAAGTGGTTCCGCTTCGATGGGTATTGGCGACGGGAAGAAACCAAGCTGGCGCTGCACTATGCCCGCGAGCAGTCTTTGAAGATCGCTTCGAGCGAAGCAAAGACGCTCAAAACCGTGCCCACGTGGGAAGCCATCGAACGCGGCGCCCGATCGGTTCGCGAATTCGCGGTGACATCGGATGTGTGGAACCGCGACACGATGCTTCTCGGCACACCGAACGGCACCGTCGACCTGCGGACAGGCGAGCTTCGCGACGCACGGCCAGAAGACAGAATCAGCCGCGTGACGGCCGTCGCCCCTATCCCACATGATGAGTTTCGGGCGAAACGGGATTGCCCGCGCTGGCTCGCCTTCCTCGATGAGGCGTTGGCGGGTGACGCGGGCGCGATCCGGTTTCTTCAGCAATGGTGTGGCTACAGTCTGACAGGCGAGACGCGAGAACAGAAGCTGGTTTTCGTTTACGGGCCGGGCGGTTCGGGCAAGGGGACGGCGATCAACACTGTGGGCGACATCCTGGGCGACTACGCCGTCAACGTCGGCATGGAAACGCTCACGGCCTCGAAGTACGAGCGTCACACGACCGAGTTGGCGAGGCTTCGGGGTGCTCGCATGGCGCGCGCGTCCGAGACCGAAAAGGGCAAGGCTTGGGCTGAGAATCGGATCAAGAACCTGACCGGGCAGGACACGATTACCGCGCGGTTCATGCGACAGGACGACTTCGAGTTCGCGCCTGAATTCAAGCTCACGATCTTCGGCAATAATCGGCCCAGCCTTCGCGACGTGGACGCGGCAATCAAGCGGCGTTTTCTGATCCTGCCCTTCGATCACCCACCGCGCCGGCCCAATACGAAATTGGCCGACGCACTGAAGCGGGAGTGGCCGGGCATTTTAGCGTGGCTGATCGACGGTTGCCTCGACTGGCAGGAAAGCGGGCTTATCGTTCCGCCGGTCATGGACGCGGCCACGAAAGAGTATTTTGCAGCTGAAGACACCTTTGCCCAGTGGCTTGCCGACCGTTGCGACGTCGGCCCGGAATTCGTGGATACGTCAGATAACCTCTGGGATTCGTGGTCGCGCTACGCTTACGGACTTGGCGAAGAGCCCGGCACGAAGAAAGGAACTTTTGCGGAGACCTTATCCCAGCGGGGATTTTTTAAGCGGGATCAGATCGGGCGAGACCGGAAACGGGGCTATCGCGGCTTGCGCGTTCGTAAAAATAAGGGGGATTTGGCGGCTCTCGATGATTAA
- a CDS encoding phage head-tail joining protein, translated as MAASLAQLIDWRDALFEARMTGVRRVRDADGVEIEYRSDNEMKAAIAAADSEIAAAQRRQPSTIHFRTSKGLY; from the coding sequence ATGGCCGCTTCCCTCGCCCAGTTGATCGACTGGCGTGACGCGCTCTTTGAGGCCCGGATGACAGGCGTCAGACGGGTTCGGGACGCGGACGGCGTGGAAATCGAATACCGCTCCGACAACGAAATGAAGGCGGCCATCGCGGCCGCCGATTCCGAGATCGCGGCTGCCCAGAGAAGGCAGCCGTCCACCATCCATTTCAGGACTTCAAAAGGACTCTACTAA
- a CDS encoding phage portal protein, with amino-acid sequence MGTLTRIRDWFATSKFQVRRFDAAGGGRRAHGFGSFGRTQTEVSGAAYQVRSRARYLYANNPWIRQGVDNWVGSLVGCGIVPAGAAEAVALFNQWADEADFDGRTDFFGSQSELARSLVVDGEAFLQVLVTEAGVRLRAIPAELVDESKTVESPNGGYCVSGVEFNSDGQRVAYWIRPSKPTAAFESYAPPVRIPASEILHIFKPLGAGQVRGMSWLSPITISANEFDGIVDALSVGIKIAAMHAGFLTDLNGAGEPFEGNLSDISLEPGTIRRLPQGFDIKFSSPEQASETAAFLNFQLRQLAAGLGLPDHMLSGDLSNANYSSLRAGLLPFRQRCEQVQYGVLVPQLLNPIWRAVMNFALLSGELKSVPHCEWLPPALMQVDPAKAAQADKLELEMGLTSRRKLVASRGWSVADLDSEIASDREREASLGLTFSEGSTDAQKAI; translated from the coding sequence ATGGGAACGCTGACGCGCATCCGCGATTGGTTCGCAACCTCAAAATTTCAAGTGAGACGCTTCGACGCAGCGGGAGGCGGACGGCGCGCCCATGGCTTCGGTTCATTCGGCCGCACGCAAACCGAGGTGAGCGGCGCGGCTTATCAGGTCCGTTCAAGGGCGCGTTATCTTTACGCGAACAACCCATGGATTCGCCAGGGCGTAGACAACTGGGTGGGCTCGCTCGTCGGCTGTGGCATTGTCCCAGCTGGGGCTGCTGAAGCGGTCGCGCTGTTCAATCAGTGGGCGGACGAAGCCGATTTCGACGGCCGCACGGATTTTTTTGGCAGTCAAAGCGAGCTTGCTCGAAGCCTAGTGGTCGATGGCGAAGCCTTCCTGCAAGTGCTCGTCACCGAGGCCGGAGTGCGCCTTCGGGCCATTCCGGCCGAACTGGTCGACGAATCGAAAACAGTTGAATCGCCCAACGGCGGTTACTGTGTGTCGGGAGTCGAGTTCAACTCGGACGGCCAGCGCGTCGCATATTGGATTCGTCCGTCGAAGCCAACAGCGGCTTTCGAGTCTTACGCCCCGCCCGTGCGTATCCCGGCCTCGGAAATACTGCATATCTTCAAGCCCTTGGGCGCCGGGCAGGTCCGCGGCATGTCGTGGCTCTCACCAATTACCATAAGCGCAAATGAGTTTGACGGCATCGTCGACGCGCTAAGCGTGGGCATAAAGATCGCCGCGATGCATGCGGGTTTTCTCACGGATTTGAACGGCGCGGGCGAGCCATTCGAAGGCAATCTTTCGGATATAAGCCTCGAACCCGGCACCATTCGTCGGCTTCCCCAAGGCTTCGATATCAAGTTTTCGAGCCCGGAGCAGGCAAGCGAAACAGCGGCGTTTCTGAACTTCCAGCTCCGGCAACTGGCCGCCGGTCTCGGCTTACCCGACCATATGCTTAGCGGCGACCTGAGCAACGCGAATTACTCAAGCCTTCGCGCTGGGCTTTTACCTTTCCGCCAACGCTGCGAGCAAGTGCAGTACGGCGTGCTTGTCCCACAGCTGCTCAATCCGATATGGCGCGCCGTGATGAATTTCGCGCTGCTATCGGGCGAACTCAAGAGCGTGCCTCACTGCGAATGGCTCCCACCAGCGTTGATGCAAGTCGATCCTGCCAAGGCGGCGCAGGCGGACAAGCTTGAGCTTGAAATGGGCTTGACTAGCCGTCGCAAACTGGTCGCGTCGCGCGGTTGGTCGGTAGCGGACCTCGATAGCGAAATCGCGTCCGACCGCGAGCGTGAGGCATCACTAGGGTTAACTTTTTCTGAAGGAAGCACCGATGCCCAAAAAGCAATATAG
- a CDS encoding phage terminase large subunit family protein → MPNEAIATVRRNALRALIPPPRLKLSEWIETHMRLPDSVSALPGPIRLAPYMREIADAISDPEIERISLVKPVRVGFTTLLTGALASYIANEPSPILCLLPTESDCRDYVVSDIEPIFEATPVLRGLLSAEADETGRNTLLSRRFPGGSLKIVAAKSPRNLRRHNVRILLIDEADAMEAGAEGSPVTLAEKRTLSFANRKIILGSTPTFEATSNVLRAYAQSDQRVFEVSCPECGHFHEITWADIQWPEGEPERAHYVCPSCGCCIDERHKAAMVENGRWRATAPHVKGHAGFRLNALVSTLHNARWGALAAEFIEAKKSPDQLQVFVNTILAQGWREATESLDDTALAARAEDFSLESIPPEVLFVTAGVDVQRDRLEVVFLGWSRDEIFVLGQSAIYGDPMADDVWAELDEAIRTNWKHPKGGFLKVDATAVDSSDGVTMDRVVNFCRPRLGRRIFAIKGMAGNRPAIKRSNQKGHILFIVGVDGLKQQLNDRLTRGHSVRFSKTLEGRFYEELASERLVIRYQRGAPVRLWERVPGRRAESLDCVVYATAVRHLIGQKIEAREAEVANPGMTTKPVSPVVYSSWLYPNGRPAKQPGVW, encoded by the coding sequence ATGCCGAATGAAGCCATCGCCACGGTCCGCCGCAACGCGCTGCGGGCTCTGATTCCGCCACCACGGCTTAAGTTGTCCGAGTGGATCGAGACGCATATGCGGCTCCCGGATAGCGTGAGCGCATTGCCTGGGCCGATCAGGCTCGCGCCCTACATGCGGGAGATTGCTGACGCGATCAGCGATCCCGAGATCGAGCGCATCTCGCTCGTCAAGCCGGTGCGCGTTGGCTTCACCACGCTACTGACGGGCGCCTTGGCGTCTTACATCGCCAACGAACCTTCGCCGATTTTATGCTTGCTACCGACCGAGAGCGATTGCCGCGATTATGTGGTTTCGGACATCGAACCGATCTTCGAGGCAACACCGGTGCTGCGCGGGCTTTTGTCCGCCGAGGCCGACGAGACGGGCCGCAATACGCTTCTGAGCCGTCGCTTCCCAGGCGGCTCGCTGAAGATCGTTGCCGCCAAGTCGCCCAGGAATTTGCGTCGGCATAATGTCCGTATACTGCTTATCGACGAAGCCGACGCGATGGAAGCGGGCGCTGAGGGATCGCCGGTCACGCTGGCAGAAAAGCGCACCTTGAGCTTCGCGAATCGCAAGATCATTTTGGGCAGTACTCCGACCTTTGAGGCGACCTCTAACGTTTTGCGGGCCTATGCCCAGTCCGATCAGCGCGTGTTCGAGGTGTCTTGCCCTGAGTGCGGACATTTCCATGAAATCACCTGGGCGGACATCCAATGGCCCGAAGGCGAGCCGGAGCGAGCGCACTACGTGTGCCCATCGTGCGGCTGTTGCATCGATGAGCGGCATAAGGCGGCGATGGTCGAGAACGGCCGCTGGCGGGCCACAGCGCCCCATGTGAAGGGCCATGCGGGTTTCAGGCTTAACGCGCTCGTCTCGACGCTGCACAACGCTCGATGGGGCGCGCTGGCCGCCGAGTTCATCGAAGCGAAGAAAAGCCCGGACCAGCTCCAGGTCTTCGTGAACACGATCCTGGCCCAGGGATGGCGCGAGGCAACGGAATCGCTCGACGATACGGCGCTTGCCGCGCGGGCGGAGGATTTCAGCCTCGAAAGCATCCCGCCGGAAGTGCTGTTCGTGACGGCGGGCGTGGACGTTCAGCGCGATCGGCTTGAAGTCGTCTTCCTCGGATGGTCACGGGATGAAATCTTCGTCCTTGGGCAATCGGCGATCTATGGCGATCCGATGGCCGATGACGTTTGGGCCGAACTCGACGAAGCTATCCGCACCAATTGGAAGCATCCCAAGGGCGGATTTCTCAAGGTCGACGCGACGGCCGTGGATTCGAGCGACGGCGTCACGATGGACCGCGTCGTGAACTTCTGCCGCCCACGGCTGGGCCGCCGAATCTTCGCGATCAAGGGCATGGCGGGCAATCGACCAGCGATCAAGCGCAGTAACCAGAAGGGCCATATCCTGTTCATCGTTGGCGTCGATGGGCTGAAGCAACAGCTTAACGACCGACTGACGCGCGGGCATTCTGTGCGGTTCTCGAAGACGCTTGAAGGGCGGTTTTACGAAGAACTGGCCAGCGAGCGCCTTGTCATCCGCTACCAGCGCGGCGCGCCCGTTCGGCTTTGGGAGCGCGTCCCAGGGCGACGGGCTGAAAGTCTCGACTGTGTGGTTTACGCGACCGCGGTGCGCCACTTGATCGGCCAGAAGATCGAGGCGCGAGAAGCTGAGGTGGCTAATCCGGGCATGACGACGAAGCCCGTTTCGCCTGTTGTCTACAGCTCGTGGCTGTACCCCAACGGACGGCCTGCCAAGCAGCCGGGAGTGTGGTAG